In one Antennarius striatus isolate MH-2024 chromosome 15, ASM4005453v1, whole genome shotgun sequence genomic region, the following are encoded:
- the gpsm1b gene encoding G-protein-signaling modulator 1b isoform X1: MASDPAPLTGAQRAMCRLVHHGPRPQAMLGPLHLELQVYVNKTRTRQKRRMEASCLELALEGERLCKAGDFKGGTSFFEAAVQVGTEDLKTLSAIYSQLGNAYFYLKEYGKALEYHKHDLTLARTIGDRIGEGKASGNLGNTLKVLGRFDEAAVCCQRHLDISQEQGDKVGEARALYNVGNVFHAKGKQQLWGCTREPGDLAPDVRDTLLRATGFYEMNLCLVKELGDRAAQGRAYGNLGNTHYLLGNFVEAIKFHRQRLSIAKEFGDKAAERRAYSNLGNALIFLGQFNSATEYYRKTLQLSRQLRDQVMEAQACYSLGNTYTLLQQYERAIDYHLKHLYIAQDLTDRVGEGRACWSLGNAYVSLGDHKQALRYARKHLDISKEIGDRNGELTARMNVEQLMEALGVSESDLSPSSSEFEMQGARPKLTTRNSMDSVELWKFSDKNDDNQDAERRSKSQPPQPGQRRGYPDSQSSDERPWLDSPVDTDDITVQVPPQAPKLGRDPSDEDCFFDLLSKFQSSRMDDQRCHLDEQQNGDGEGAANAVSSLNAMIDPAITTSPQTEELFDLIASSQSRRLDDQRVNVGNLPGLRITHNNLGHLVGEGDHQEPSDDFFNMLIKCQSSRIDDQRCSPPEAGPHAPTVPDEDFFSLIQRVQAKRMDEQRVQLPTEDEDEDDPQSPDPEPPGGGGSS, from the exons ATGGCCTCTGACCCTGCCCCTCTGACCGGCGCTCAGAGAGCGATGTGTCGACTCGTCCACCACGGTCCCCGACCTCAAGCCATGCTGGGGCCGCTGCACCTGGAGCTGCAGGTGTATGTGAATAAAACACGAACGAGGCAGAAACGCAG GATGGAGGCCTCCTGTCTGGAGCTGGCCCTGGAAGGGGAGCGCTTGTGTAAAGCCGGGGACTTTAAAGGCGGGACGTCGTTCTTCGAGGCAGCGGTGCAGGTGGGGACAGAGGACCTGAAGACCCTCAGCGCCATCTACAGCCAGCTGGGCAACGCCTACTTCTACCTGAAGGAGTACGGCAAAGCCCTGGAGTACCACAAACACGACCTCACCTTAGCCAG aaCAATAGGAGACAGGATTGGAGAAGGGAAAGCCAGCGGGAACCTGGGGAACACCCTGAAAGTGTTGGGACGCTTCGACGAAGCCGCGGTGTGCTGCCAGAGACACCTGGACATATCTCAGGAGCAGGGCGACAAG GTCGGGGAGGCCAGAGCGCTGTACAACGTGGGGAACGTGTTCCACGCCAAGGGCAAGCAGCAGCTGTGGGGATGCACCCGGGAGCCAGGGGACCTGGCCCCCGACGTCAGGGACACGCTGCTGAGGGCCACCGGCTTCTACGA GATGAACTTGTGTTTGGTCAAAGAGCTGGGGGACCGCGCCGCTCAGGGGAGAGCCTACGGGAACCTGGGCAACACCCACTACCTGCTGGGAAACTTTGTGGAAGCCATCAAGTTTCACCGGCAG AGATTATCCATAGCCAAAGAGTTTGGGGACAAAGCAGCGGAGCGGCGGGCCTACAGTAACCTCGGCAACGCCCTGATTTTCCTGGGCCAGTTCAACTCTGCCACAGAGTACTACAG GAAAACATTGCAGCTGTCCCGGCAGCTGAGGGACCAGGTGATGGAGGCTCAGGCCTGTTACAGCCTGGGGAACACCTACACTCTGCTGCAGCAGTACGAGAGGGCCATAGACTACCACCTGAAACACCTGTACATCGCCCAGGACCTCACTGACAG GGTGGGGGAGGGCCGCGCCTGCTGGAGTCTGGGAAACGCGTACGTGTCTTTAGGGGACCACAAACAGGCTCTCCGCTACGCCAGGAAGCACCTGGACATCTCAAAGGAA atCGGAGACAGGAACGGGGAGCTGACGGCCCGGATGAACGTGGAGCAGCTGATGGAGGCTCTGGGGGTCAGTGAGAGCGACCTGTCGCCCTCCAGTTCAGAGTTTGAAATGCAAG GGGCGAGACCTAAACTCACCACCAGGAACAGCATGGACAGCGTGGAGCTGTGGAAGTTCTCAGACAAG AACGACGACAACCAGGACGCGGAGAGGAGGTCCAAGAGTCAGCCGCCGCAGCCGGGCCAGAGGCGAGGCTACCCCGACAGCCAGTCGTCGGACGAGAGGCCGTGGTTGGACTCTCCGGTCgacactgatgacatcaccgtgcAAGTCCCGCCTCAAGCTCCG AAGCTGGGCCGGGACCCGTCCGATGAAGACTGCTTCTTCGACCTCCTCAGTAAGTTCCAGAGCAGCCGCATGGACGACCAGCGCTGCCACCTCGACGAGCAGCAGAATGGAGACGGAGAAGGAGCCGCCAATGCCGTGTCGTCCCTGAATGCCATGATTG acCCTGCTATCACCACATCACCCCAGACCGAGGAGCTGTTCGACCTCATCGCCAGCTCTCAGAGCCGCCGTCTGGACGACCAGCGGGTGAACGTGGGGAACCTCCCAGGCTTGAGGATCACCCACAACAATCTGGGACACCTGGTGGGTGAGGGCGATCACCAGGAGCCCAGCGACGACTTCTTCAACATGCTCATCAAGTGCCAG TCCTCCAGGATCGATGACCAGCGATGCTCCCCGCCCGAAGCCGGCCCCCACGCCCCAACAGTGCCTGACGAAGACTTCTTCAGTCTCATCCAGAGGGTGCAGGCCAAACGCATGGATGAGCAGCGCGTCCAGCTGCCTACAGAGGACGAGGATGAGGACGACCCCCAGTCCCCGGACCCGGAGCCCCCAGGTGGAGGGGGGTCCAGCTAG
- the gpsm1b gene encoding G-protein-signaling modulator 1b isoform X2, with protein MAQSAAHSVEPDLASKRLHSRMEASCLELALEGERLCKAGDFKGGTSFFEAAVQVGTEDLKTLSAIYSQLGNAYFYLKEYGKALEYHKHDLTLARTIGDRIGEGKASGNLGNTLKVLGRFDEAAVCCQRHLDISQEQGDKVGEARALYNVGNVFHAKGKQQLWGCTREPGDLAPDVRDTLLRATGFYEMNLCLVKELGDRAAQGRAYGNLGNTHYLLGNFVEAIKFHRQRLSIAKEFGDKAAERRAYSNLGNALIFLGQFNSATEYYRKTLQLSRQLRDQVMEAQACYSLGNTYTLLQQYERAIDYHLKHLYIAQDLTDRVGEGRACWSLGNAYVSLGDHKQALRYARKHLDISKEIGDRNGELTARMNVEQLMEALGVSESDLSPSSSEFEMQGARPKLTTRNSMDSVELWKFSDKNDDNQDAERRSKSQPPQPGQRRGYPDSQSSDERPWLDSPVDTDDITVQVPPQAPKLGRDPSDEDCFFDLLSKFQSSRMDDQRCHLDEQQNGDGEGAANAVSSLNAMIDPAITTSPQTEELFDLIASSQSRRLDDQRVNVGNLPGLRITHNNLGHLVGEGDHQEPSDDFFNMLIKCQSSRIDDQRCSPPEAGPHAPTVPDEDFFSLIQRVQAKRMDEQRVQLPTEDEDEDDPQSPDPEPPGGGGSS; from the exons GATGGAGGCCTCCTGTCTGGAGCTGGCCCTGGAAGGGGAGCGCTTGTGTAAAGCCGGGGACTTTAAAGGCGGGACGTCGTTCTTCGAGGCAGCGGTGCAGGTGGGGACAGAGGACCTGAAGACCCTCAGCGCCATCTACAGCCAGCTGGGCAACGCCTACTTCTACCTGAAGGAGTACGGCAAAGCCCTGGAGTACCACAAACACGACCTCACCTTAGCCAG aaCAATAGGAGACAGGATTGGAGAAGGGAAAGCCAGCGGGAACCTGGGGAACACCCTGAAAGTGTTGGGACGCTTCGACGAAGCCGCGGTGTGCTGCCAGAGACACCTGGACATATCTCAGGAGCAGGGCGACAAG GTCGGGGAGGCCAGAGCGCTGTACAACGTGGGGAACGTGTTCCACGCCAAGGGCAAGCAGCAGCTGTGGGGATGCACCCGGGAGCCAGGGGACCTGGCCCCCGACGTCAGGGACACGCTGCTGAGGGCCACCGGCTTCTACGA GATGAACTTGTGTTTGGTCAAAGAGCTGGGGGACCGCGCCGCTCAGGGGAGAGCCTACGGGAACCTGGGCAACACCCACTACCTGCTGGGAAACTTTGTGGAAGCCATCAAGTTTCACCGGCAG AGATTATCCATAGCCAAAGAGTTTGGGGACAAAGCAGCGGAGCGGCGGGCCTACAGTAACCTCGGCAACGCCCTGATTTTCCTGGGCCAGTTCAACTCTGCCACAGAGTACTACAG GAAAACATTGCAGCTGTCCCGGCAGCTGAGGGACCAGGTGATGGAGGCTCAGGCCTGTTACAGCCTGGGGAACACCTACACTCTGCTGCAGCAGTACGAGAGGGCCATAGACTACCACCTGAAACACCTGTACATCGCCCAGGACCTCACTGACAG GGTGGGGGAGGGCCGCGCCTGCTGGAGTCTGGGAAACGCGTACGTGTCTTTAGGGGACCACAAACAGGCTCTCCGCTACGCCAGGAAGCACCTGGACATCTCAAAGGAA atCGGAGACAGGAACGGGGAGCTGACGGCCCGGATGAACGTGGAGCAGCTGATGGAGGCTCTGGGGGTCAGTGAGAGCGACCTGTCGCCCTCCAGTTCAGAGTTTGAAATGCAAG GGGCGAGACCTAAACTCACCACCAGGAACAGCATGGACAGCGTGGAGCTGTGGAAGTTCTCAGACAAG AACGACGACAACCAGGACGCGGAGAGGAGGTCCAAGAGTCAGCCGCCGCAGCCGGGCCAGAGGCGAGGCTACCCCGACAGCCAGTCGTCGGACGAGAGGCCGTGGTTGGACTCTCCGGTCgacactgatgacatcaccgtgcAAGTCCCGCCTCAAGCTCCG AAGCTGGGCCGGGACCCGTCCGATGAAGACTGCTTCTTCGACCTCCTCAGTAAGTTCCAGAGCAGCCGCATGGACGACCAGCGCTGCCACCTCGACGAGCAGCAGAATGGAGACGGAGAAGGAGCCGCCAATGCCGTGTCGTCCCTGAATGCCATGATTG acCCTGCTATCACCACATCACCCCAGACCGAGGAGCTGTTCGACCTCATCGCCAGCTCTCAGAGCCGCCGTCTGGACGACCAGCGGGTGAACGTGGGGAACCTCCCAGGCTTGAGGATCACCCACAACAATCTGGGACACCTGGTGGGTGAGGGCGATCACCAGGAGCCCAGCGACGACTTCTTCAACATGCTCATCAAGTGCCAG TCCTCCAGGATCGATGACCAGCGATGCTCCCCGCCCGAAGCCGGCCCCCACGCCCCAACAGTGCCTGACGAAGACTTCTTCAGTCTCATCCAGAGGGTGCAGGCCAAACGCATGGATGAGCAGCGCGTCCAGCTGCCTACAGAGGACGAGGATGAGGACGACCCCCAGTCCCCGGACCCGGAGCCCCCAGGTGGAGGGGGGTCCAGCTAG
- the ak1 gene encoding adenylate kinase isoenzyme 1, which produces MADKIKDSKIIFVVGGPGSGKGTQCEKVVAKYGYTHLSSGDLLRAEVASGSDRGKQLQAIMQKGELVPLDTVLDMIKDAMIAKADVSKGFLIDGYPREVKQGEEFEKKIGKPCLLLYVDAKSETMVQRLLKRGETSGRSDDNEETIKKRLDLYYKATEPVIQFYEGRGIVRKVDSELPVDEVFSQVSKAIDAL; this is translated from the exons ATGGCAG ACAAAATTAAAGATTCCAAGATCATCTTTGTCGTGG GTGGGCCCGGTTCTGGAAAGGGAACCCAGTGTGAGAAGGTGGTAGCGAAGTACGGCTACACCCACCTGTCCTCTGGGGATCTGCTCCGCGCTGAGGTGGCGTCCGGGTCCGACAGGGGCAAACAGCTCCAGGCCATCATGCAGAAGGGAGAACTCGTTCCCCTG GACACCGTATTAGACATGATTAAGGACGCCATGATCGCCAAGGCTGACGTGTCCAAGGGCTTCCTTATCGATGGCTACCCCCGTGAGGTGAAGCAGGGCGAGGAGTTTGAAAAGAAG ATCGGCAAACCCTGCCTGCTGCTGTACGTCGACGCCAAATCCGAGACGATGGTCCAGAGGCTCCTGAAGCGTGGCGAGACCAGCGGCCGCTCCGACGACAACGAGGAGACCATCAAGAAGCGCCTGGACCTGTACTACAAAGCCACCGAGCCGGTCATCCAGTTCTACGAGGGCCGAGGCATCGTCAGGAAG GTCGACTCCGAGCTGCCGGTGGACGAGGTCTTCAGCCAGGTGTCCAAGGCCATCGATGCTTTGTAG